The Desulfobaccales bacterium DNA window AAGCGGTACGTGAGCTGGGTTTAAAACGTCGTGAGACAGTTTGGTCCCTATCTGTTGCGGGCGCAGGAGATTTGCGGGGAGCTGTCCCTAGTACGAGAGGACCGGGATGGACGAACCTCTAGTGTTCCGGTTGTGCCGCCAGGCGCAGCGCCGGGTAGCTATGTTCGGCCGGGATAACCGCTGAAAGCATCTAAGCGGGAAGCCCCCCCCAAGATGAGATCTCCCGGGCGTAAGCCCCCAAAGGCCCCTCGTAGACGACGAGGTTGATAGGTCCGAGGTGTAAGCGCAGCAATGCGTTCAGCCGACGGGTACTAATCGGCCGGGCGGCTTGACCACTTGCCCTTGCCTTCGGTAACTCATAAGCGACTTCTCTCATGATTCACTTGTCCGCGGCTTAACGCCGCAGCGTTCACAACAACCGAGACACAAGATTTCCGGTGGCCATAGCGCCGGGGCAACACCCGATCCCATCCCGAACTCGGAAGTTAAGCCCGGCTACGCCGATGATACTGCGCACGTCCTGCGTGGGAAAGTAGGTCGCCGCCGGAATTAATTTTTTAAGCCCGGATTGACAGCTCCGGGCTTTTTTTATTTAATGGTTCCATAAGCTCCGTAATATTAAGGAAGTGGAGATGGGAGATATTTATTTAGAACTCATCGTTTCAAACCTAAGCGACCCTGGGCGCCAGAAAGAGGTTTCCTTTCTGGTGGACACGGGAGCTACCAGGGCTCGGCTGCCGGAGGAGATTGCCGCAGAGCTGGCCATCCAAGCCGTGGGAACTTTGCCCTTGGAATTGGCTGACGGCTCAGTGAAAGATTACCCCTATGGCTATTGTTTCTTTACGTTTGGAGAGGAAACGGTGGCGGGCAACGTTATTATCGGACCGGCAGGCATTGAACCTTTGGTGGGCACCCATGTCCTGCAGGACTTTCGCTTAATCATCGATCTGGAAAGGCACACGGTTTCACGCAGCCGGGCCTTGCGGGCCAAATAATAATGGCCACACCCGATCGAATCGGTGACCTCGATAAGGGAGCCCGGCGACGGCGAGGGCCGGTGAACCTCCAGGGCGGGAATAGAGGACGCCTCCGGAATTGATCTCTTAGACCGCCCACCCCTTGACCGAGGCGGGGTCATCCTATTATCCTAAGCCCAGGAGAACTGGCCATGTCTCCTAAAGTCAGTATTGTCATTGAGAAGGATGATTACGGCTATTATGCTTATTGTCCGGAGCTGGAAGGGTGCCAGAGCCAGGGAGACACTTTGGAAGAAGTGATGGCCAATATCAAAGAGGCTATTGAACTCGTTAAGGAAACTTGGGTCGGCGAATGCGCTGGTAACCCCCGGGGTGGGAGTAAAGGCCGCCTCCGGAATTGATTACTTAAACAGCCCGCCCCTGACCGAAGCGGGGTTTTTTCAATTGACTAATAGTGAAACGAAAACCCCCTATCCGTCATCTCTTAAATCATGGTGCCTTCTTGCTGCGGGAAGGCCGTCGTCATTCTATTTACCAGAGAGGTAACTTAAAGACTTTGGTGCCACGGCACTCAGAAATTGTAGATGAATTGGCCAGGAAAATATGTAAGGATTTGGATATTCCATGGGTAAAAGAATGAAATTCAGGGCCATAATCAAACAAAGCGGTGATTGGTGGATTGGGTGGCTCATCGATCTTCCCGGGGTCAACGCCCAGGAAAAAGCCCTGGAAAAGCTTTTGGAATCACTGAAAATCGGGGCCGAGGATTTTTTGAGCAGCGAAGTTCCGTTTGAAGATGGGGCTCAGATGACCGTTATTGAGATCCCCCAGCCTGATTGGCGGCTGGAACACGGGAATTAGCACCGAAGGTACCCCAGCTGACATCTTTGTATTCGATGACTTTTGCCCAGTCATCCACACGATGAAACGCGCGCCTGCATGGGCAGGCAGGACGCCAACGGAATTAAATTCGCCCACAAGCCCGGAGTGACACCTCCGGGTATTTTCATATCGGGGCCTGAGAGTCCCCGCTACTCTCATTCACTTCCGCCAACATCTTTCATTGGCCGCACAAGATAAGGGGAAACGGAATGAAGGGGGAGCATGGGTGCACCCCCACCGCCGCCTCCCCTCATTTCACTTCTTCTGCCGGAGTTCCCGGGCGGCGGCGATGAGCCGGTAGACCGAGGCCCCGGCCAGGGCGGCGATGTCCTCGGTGGAGAGATGGTGGCTGATGGTGTCGTCGAAAAGAAGGTTGGCGTCCGGCGGAAACTCGTCATCCCCCCGCCAGAACACATGGGTGATGGGCACCAGGGGAAAGGCAAAGAAGCGCACCGCCACATCCCCCAGGGGCTGGGCCTCGCCGCCCGCGGCCAGGGCCACCTTGAGATAGAGGTCCAGATCCTGGCCGAAGGTCTCCAAGAGCGGCTTCTTGGCCCGGGAGACAAAGGCGGACCAATAGAAGCTGCCGCCGTCGGGCACCGCCCTAAAGTCAATGGTGTGGCCGCTCAAGGCCTCGCCGTCGGTGCGCTCCAGATAGTGCAGGATGAGGATCTGCTCGGTGAGGGGCAGCTCCCGGGTCTGGCCCGGGGCGCTCACCGTCACCTCCGGCCAGACGATGCGCCGGGGCTGGCCGAAATAAGGCAGCACCAGCACCTCCCGCTCGCCCTCCAGAACATACTCCGCCCGGCTTTTGGCCGCCACAAATTTGGGGTTGCGCGATTTCAGGGCGGCCACCGACAAGGCGATGGCTGCTTTGTAATCATCGATGCGTGGCATAGCCGCTCCTTTTCAGCTTGAGCCTGGTTGTGAGGAGGAAGGGGAGTGGGTCCCTTTCCACCCTTCCTGCGACTTCTCCGGGGTTAAGAAGAATTGCGCGGGAGAACAAGGAACCTCATGGATCCCCGCCTTTCCCTCAAAAATCTCTTATGCCCCTTTCTCAATACCCCATGAGGCCGCAACAGCGGGAACACACCGGCATGAGGCCTTGGGTGGCCAGGCTTTGCCGGAAGCGCCGGTAGGCCGGGGAGTTCCACAGCTCCGTCAGGGTGTTTTCCTTGATATTCCCCACGATGTAGTCGTGGTAGTCCCGGCAGGGGGAGACGTCCCCGTTGCTGTCCACCTCCGTCACCTGAAAGATGGAGACGCACTGGTCATAGCCGAAGCGGGCGGAATGGTCCGTGAAATACCGGTGCAGATCCTCCGGCCGGGTGAGGGGCGGGATGAGAATGACCGGCGGCCGGTGCCAGGGCCGGGAACGCTCAAGGAGATTGGTGAGCTCCCGGGAGAGGGCCTCGTAGTCCTCGGGGCACCAGCTTCCCAGCCAGCCCCAGTGCAGTTTGGGAGCAAAGCCGAAGCGGGCGGTGAAGTCCCGGTCGTGGGCCCGGGCCGCCTCTTCATCGATCCACCAGGAGAGGTAAAAGACAAAGAGGTCCACCTGAGGGGCGAAGGTCTCGTAAATTTCCACCAAAGAATCGGCATTGTCCCGGGAGATGACGGTCAAGGAGGCGATGAGCGGCAGCTCCCGGTGCTGCTCCCGGCGGGCCTGCTGCAAAGCTGCGAGAGCCGCCTGGATGTCGGCGAAGTTGTTCCCCCCGCCCGCCCCCGGCCTCAGGCGGTTGTGGATCTCGGCGGTGGGGCCGTCAATGGAGATCTGGACGAGAAAGAGGGGTGCGGCCACCAGGCGTTCGGCCCGGGCCGCCACCAAGGTGCCGTTGGTGGCGATGGACACCGGCATCCTGAGGCGGGCGGCCTCCTCCATCAGCTCCATGATGCCCTTATAGAGCATGGGCTCGCCGCCCCAGAAATAGACCATAGGCCGCTGGCCGTGGCGCACCAGGTCGGCAAAGATCTCCCGGTAGCGCTCCGGGCTCACTTCCTGCGCCTTGAGGGCCGCCAGGTTCTTTCCCCTGAGATAGCCCTGAACCCCCCACTGGCCGCAGGTGTGGCAGCGCAGGTTGCACAGATCGGTGATGCGCAGGCTCACCTGGTGGATGCGGCCGCCCTCACCTGCCTTAGCCCGGGGGTGGAACAGGGGAAAGAGCCACTTCTCCGTCTCCAGGGCCGCCAGCCGCCGGGCAATCCAGGGATGGCGGGCCACCCGGCGGAAGTGCTTCAGGATGGTCCCCAAAGAGACGTGACTACGGGCAGGCATGGATATTCCTTTCCAGACCGGGGCGCCAGACAGGCATTCCCGTGATGGAAAACCCGTGAGCTTTCCCCGGGTGTAGTTTATTATACCCATATGGGCGCCAGGGGGAAGAGAAGAGGCCCTTCCCCGGGTCCTAAAGGGGTGATCTGCCATTGTTGGCGTTGCGCTATCACTATTCCGTTCCCCGTTACCTGGCGGGCCGGGTGGGCTCCTGGCTGAGGCCGCGACACTTTTTTTCCCGGCTCACGCCTTTGCGACTGGAAGAGGTGCCCTTCCGGCCGCCCTCCCCCCGCTGGGTCATCCTGAAAAGCCGGCTGTGCGGCATCTGCGGCTCTGATCTCAATCTGCTGAAAGGCGCCGAGTCCTATCTCCTGGAACCTTATGCCTCCTTTCCCTGCATCCTGGGGCACGAGGTGGTGGCGGAGGTGGCGGAGGCTCCTCCAGAAACCGGTTTTCGACCCGGGGAGCGGGTGGCCGTCAATCCCCTCTTGCCCTGCCGGGCCCGGGAGCTGCCACCGTGCCCTTCCTGCCGGGAGGGCCGGGAAAATCTCTGCGAAAATTTCACCCGGGGCAACCTGGCACCGGGGCCGCTTTTGGGCTTTCACCGCCAAGCCGGCGGCGGCATGGCGGAGTATCTGGCGGCGCCGCCGGAATCTCTGGTGCGCCTGCCGGACGGTCTTCCCGATGAGGCTGCGGTGCTGGTGGATTCCCTGGCCAGCGCCCTGCAACCGGTGCTGGACCACTTCCCGGCGGACTCCGACATTGTGGTCATTTATGGCGCCGGCATTATCGGCCAGCAGTTGCTCCGGGCGCTGCGGGCCCTGGGGAGCCAGGCCCGGGTGGTGATGGTGGCCCGCCATCCCTTCCAGTCGGAGTTGGCCCGGGCCGGGGGCGCCGACCTGGTTTTGCTTTCCCCTTCCCGCCGGGAGCTGGGGGAGGCGGTGGGGGCGAGGTATCTCCCCACCACCCTGGGAGGCGGCAACCTGGAGGGCGGCGCCCACCGGTTCTTTGATTGCGTGGGGAGCCGCGCCTCCCTGCAGGAAGGGCTGGTGGCCCTCAGGGCCCGGGGCACCTATGTGCTGGTGGGCACGGCCGGCCGGGTGGGCCCCGTGGACTTCTCCGCCCTGTGGTTCCGGGAGTTGCGCCTCTGCGGTTCCGCCATGTATGGCCACGGGATTTTCCAGGGCCAACCGCGGCGCACCTATGAGCTGGCGGTGGAACTCCTCTCCCGGCCCTCTTACTCCCGGGCCGGCCTGTTGACCCATACCTTTCCGTTGCGGGATTACGTCCCGGCCTTTCAGGCCGCCTTCGACAAGCGCCGCCACCACAGCGTTAAAGTGGCCTTGGATCCCCGACAATGATCAAAACAAGTGCAGGGGGAGAATGATTTTGGAGGGAAAAGCCGAGGGGCAGTGGACCCCTCCCTCTCAAGCCCCACTCTTTACTCCCTTGGAGCTGGGGGAAATTGAAGGCAACGCTTCAGCCCCTTGCCTTTCCTGCCAGAGGTCCTTATCATGTCTCCAGCCCCTGCTCCCACGGCGAGACGGTTAAGCGTAGGCTCGGCGTGCGTAGGCCGGGAGAGTGCGGAATCGCTTACCCGGTTCATCAGGGGCTGCTTCACCCGCTCCCCCAGGCACCCGTAAATTCTCAAGGTTATTATTGCCGGTGGCCGATAATTTTGTTACCTTGCTCATGCGCTGTAATGTAGATCCTGTTGTGACGAACCGATTATGAGTCATCCCATTCTCACCGACCGTTGCCGCCCCTTCACCCAATATCTCGGTCTGGTCAAGGCGTTGGGACTTTATCCGTATTTCCGGCCTCTCAGTCGCGCTTTCGGCCCGGAAGTGGAGGTCAACGGCCGGCGTCTGGTGATGATCGGCTCCAATGATTACCTCGGGTTCAGCCACGATCCCCGGGTGCAGGAGGCCGCGGCTGCGGCCTTGCGCCGCTGGGGCACCGGACCCGGGGGTTCCCGCTTCCTGTGCGGCAACCTTACCCTGCACGAAGATCTGGAAGCCCGTCTGGCCCACTTCGTCGGCAAGAAACATGCCTTGGTGCATGCCACCGGCTTCAGCACCAATCTGGGGGCCCTCGCCTGCCTGCTCACTCCCAAAGATTTGATTTTCTGCGACCGGGAGAACCATGCCAGCATCTTTGAAGGTTGCCACGCCTCCCGGGGCCGGCTGATCCCCTTTCTCCACAACGATGTGGAGGATGCCGCCCGGAAGATCGCCGCTGCTAAGGAGAAGAGGCCGGCCGGCAGCCTGATGATGCTCCTGACCGAAGGCGTCTTCAGCATGTCCGGGGACCTGGCGCCGCTGGCGGAGCTGGTGCGCCTCAAGGATACCTACCCGGACCTCCTGATCTACCTGGATGACGCCCACGGACTGGGAGTCATGGGCCCCGGGGGCCGCGGCACCGCCATGCACTTCGGGGTCACCGACCAGGTGGATTTCATCATGGGCACCTTCAGCAAGGCCCTGGCCTCGGTGGGAGGCTTTATCGCCGGCGATGACGACGATATTTTTGTGTATCTGAAGCATCATTCCAAAACCCTGATCTTTTCCGCCGGCCTGCCGGCCTCCTGCGCCGCCGCGGTGCTGGCCTGCCTGGATCTCATCGAGCGGGAGCCGGAGCGCATCGAGCGGCTCTGGGCCCTCACCCGGCGGGCCCATGCCGGCTACCAGGAGATCGGCCTGGTGACCGGGGATGGCCGAACCCCGGTGATTCCTATTGTCATCGGCGACGAGGAAAAGGCCGCCCGGGTGGCCGCCGACCTTTTTGAAAACGGGGTCTTCGCCCTGCCCGCTGTCTTTCCGGCGGTGCCTCGGGGCCGGGCGGTGATCCGCACCGCCTTCATGAGCACCCATGAGGAGCGGCAGGTGGATATCGTGCTGGAGGTGTTGGCCGGGGTGGCCGACCGGCATCGCATCCGGGCCACGGACTTGGCCGAGCAGGGGGGCGGGCTGGCCCTGGCCCGGCAACAGACCCCCTTTTGAGCCTCACTCCTTACGTGCCCACCACCATGAGGCCCGGTTTTGCCACGAGACCAGGGACGCATCCACCGGTGACGCTACACCGCGAAGTAAGGAGCCTTGCCTGAGCGATGCGGCTGGATGACCTGCTCCGGATCAGCATGCGGCAGGTATATCGCCATCGCCGCCGTTATTGGGGGGTGATCCTGGCCATTGCTCTGGGGGTGGCCGGCTTCACCACCATCATCACCATCGGCCGGGACGTCAAAAAGAATTTCAATCAGGACCTGGAGCTCATCGGCAGCGCCAATCTCATCCGTCTCTTCTGGGATCTCCGCCCCGGTGAGAACCCGGCCTGGTTCCGGCCGGAGACGGTGGCGGCTCTGCGGCAGATTCCCCAGGTAGCGGCGGTGAGCGAATACACCCTGCGCCCGGCGGTGGTGGCCGGCGGGGACCAACGCCTGGAGCTCTCGGTCTGGGCGGTGGATCAATATTTCTGGCAGCTGCGGCAGTACCAGCCCTCCCTGGGGACCCTGTTCGGGCCCGACAGCGTGGCCGCCCGGAAACGGGAATGTGTCCTGGGAGCTGGCCTGGCCCGGAAGCTCTTCGGCGACCGCAACCCGGTGGGGCAGACCGTGGAGATCGACGCCGACCTTTACCAGGTGGTGGGGGTGATCCGCCTGGATGACTATAGTATCTCCCATTCCCTCTTTCTGCCCCTGAGCACCGCCCGGGATCGGCTGAAGAGGGAAGTGCGGCCGGACCGCCTCCTGGTGCGCTGCGTCACCTGGGATGACGTGGAGGAGGTGGCGGCGGCTATCCCTCCGGTGGTGGCGGCAACCCAGACCGCCACCGGGCTCAATGTCTGGGTGGTCTGGGAGGCCTTGCACCGGGTGAGGCGAGTGGCCTGGTGGATCGAGTTTTTCTTTTACCTGGCCAGCGGGGTGACTTTACTGTTGGGAGGCGTGGGGATCTGGAACGTGATGTCGGCGGCAGTCCAGTCCCGCACCCGGGAGATCGGCCTGAAAAAAGCCATGGGTGCCGAGGACCGGGATATCCTGGCCCAGTTCCTCACCGAAGCCCTGGTGCTGAGCGTGGGTGCGGCCCTTCTGGGGCTGGCCGGCGGGCGGGTGCTGGTGGCCCTGGCCAGCTCCTGGCTGGGGCAGCGCCCCCAGGAGGAGCTCTTCATCGGCTGCCTGGGCCTCAGTCTGGCGGTGGCCTTCGCCATGGGGCTGGGCGCGGGGCTGTATCCTTCACTCAAGGCCAGCCGCATGGAAGTGGTGGCGGCGACCCGCTATGAATAGCCCCCGCAGCAATCCCGACGGCTCCGTGGTTCTGGCCAGAAACCTGAGTATGGTGTATCCCAACGGCGCCGGGGACATCGAGGTGCTCAGGGGAGTGAGCCTCAGCCTCTTTCCCGGGGAGATGCTGGCCATCATGGGCCCCTCGGGGTCCGGCAAATCCACCCTTCTCTACATCCTGGGCCTGTTGCTGAGACCCACCGGCGGCTCCTACTGGCTGGCGGGCCAGGACGTCCTCGC harbors:
- a CDS encoding ABC transporter permease → MRLDDLLRISMRQVYRHRRRYWGVILAIALGVAGFTTIITIGRDVKKNFNQDLELIGSANLIRLFWDLRPGENPAWFRPETVAALRQIPQVAAVSEYTLRPAVVAGGDQRLELSVWAVDQYFWQLRQYQPSLGTLFGPDSVAARKRECVLGAGLARKLFGDRNPVGQTVEIDADLYQVVGVIRLDDYSISHSLFLPLSTARDRLKREVRPDRLLVRCVTWDDVEEVAAAIPPVVAATQTATGLNVWVVWEALHRVRRVAWWIEFFFYLASGVTLLLGGVGIWNVMSAAVQSRTREIGLKKAMGAEDRDILAQFLTEALVLSVGAALLGLAGGRVLVALASSWLGQRPQEELFIGCLGLSLAVAFAMGLGAGLYPSLKASRMEVVAATRYE
- a CDS encoding zinc-binding dehydrogenase; this translates as MALRYHYSVPRYLAGRVGSWLRPRHFFSRLTPLRLEEVPFRPPSPRWVILKSRLCGICGSDLNLLKGAESYLLEPYASFPCILGHEVVAEVAEAPPETGFRPGERVAVNPLLPCRARELPPCPSCREGRENLCENFTRGNLAPGPLLGFHRQAGGGMAEYLAAPPESLVRLPDGLPDEAAVLVDSLASALQPVLDHFPADSDIVVIYGAGIIGQQLLRALRALGSQARVVMVARHPFQSELARAGGADLVLLSPSRRELGEAVGARYLPTTLGGGNLEGGAHRFFDCVGSRASLQEGLVALRARGTYVLVGTAGRVGPVDFSALWFRELRLCGSAMYGHGIFQGQPRRTYELAVELLSRPSYSRAGLLTHTFPLRDYVPAFQAAFDKRRHHSVKVALDPRQ
- a CDS encoding type II toxin-antitoxin system HicB family antitoxin, with the translated sequence MSPKVSIVIEKDDYGYYAYCPELEGCQSQGDTLEEVMANIKEAIELVKETWVGECAGNPRGGSKGRLRN
- a CDS encoding DUF3786 domain-containing protein, which gives rise to MPRIDDYKAAIALSVAALKSRNPKFVAAKSRAEYVLEGEREVLVLPYFGQPRRIVWPEVTVSAPGQTRELPLTEQILILHYLERTDGEALSGHTIDFRAVPDGGSFYWSAFVSRAKKPLLETFGQDLDLYLKVALAAGGEAQPLGDVAVRFFAFPLVPITHVFWRGDDEFPPDANLLFDDTISHHLSTEDIAALAGASVYRLIAAARELRQKK
- a CDS encoding radical SAM protein produces the protein MPARSHVSLGTILKHFRRVARHPWIARRLAALETEKWLFPLFHPRAKAGEGGRIHQVSLRITDLCNLRCHTCGQWGVQGYLRGKNLAALKAQEVSPERYREIFADLVRHGQRPMVYFWGGEPMLYKGIMELMEEAARLRMPVSIATNGTLVAARAERLVAAPLFLVQISIDGPTAEIHNRLRPGAGGGNNFADIQAALAALQQARREQHRELPLIASLTVISRDNADSLVEIYETFAPQVDLFVFYLSWWIDEEAARAHDRDFTARFGFAPKLHWGWLGSWCPEDYEALSRELTNLLERSRPWHRPPVILIPPLTRPEDLHRYFTDHSARFGYDQCVSIFQVTEVDSNGDVSPCRDYHDYIVGNIKENTLTELWNSPAYRRFRQSLATQGLMPVCSRCCGLMGY
- a CDS encoding pyridoxal phosphate-dependent aminotransferase family protein, translating into MSHPILTDRCRPFTQYLGLVKALGLYPYFRPLSRAFGPEVEVNGRRLVMIGSNDYLGFSHDPRVQEAAAAALRRWGTGPGGSRFLCGNLTLHEDLEARLAHFVGKKHALVHATGFSTNLGALACLLTPKDLIFCDRENHASIFEGCHASRGRLIPFLHNDVEDAARKIAAAKEKRPAGSLMMLLTEGVFSMSGDLAPLAELVRLKDTYPDLLIYLDDAHGLGVMGPGGRGTAMHFGVTDQVDFIMGTFSKALASVGGFIAGDDDDIFVYLKHHSKTLIFSAGLPASCAAAVLACLDLIEREPERIERLWALTRRAHAGYQEIGLVTGDGRTPVIPIVIGDEEKAARVAADLFENGVFALPAVFPAVPRGRAVIRTAFMSTHEERQVDIVLEVLAGVADRHRIRATDLAEQGGGLALARQQTPF
- a CDS encoding aspartyl protease family protein, which codes for MGDIYLELIVSNLSDPGRQKEVSFLVDTGATRARLPEEIAAELAIQAVGTLPLELADGSVKDYPYGYCFFTFGEETVAGNVIIGPAGIEPLVGTHVLQDFRLIIDLERHTVSRSRALRAK